From the genome of Hymenobacter sp. PAMC 26628, one region includes:
- the ruvX gene encoding Holliday junction resolvase RuvX has product MGRILAIDYGNKRVGLAVTDPSRIIASPLDTIHSQDLLAYVLAYHRREPLAAIVVGMPRTLLNEPTDVTSAVVGLLRRLRKELPDVPVHEIDERFTSRMAHAAMLAGGLGQKARRDKATVDRVSAALILQSFLESPAGRAVA; this is encoded by the coding sequence GTGGGCCGCATCCTCGCCATCGATTACGGCAACAAGCGCGTGGGGCTGGCCGTGACGGACCCCAGCCGCATCATCGCCTCGCCGCTCGACACCATCCACAGCCAAGATTTGCTGGCCTACGTGCTGGCCTACCACCGGCGCGAGCCGCTGGCGGCCATTGTGGTGGGCATGCCGCGCACGCTGCTCAACGAGCCCACCGACGTGACCAGCGCCGTGGTGGGCCTGCTGCGCCGCCTGCGCAAGGAGCTGCCCGACGTGCCCGTCCACGAAATCGACGAGCGATTCACCTCGCGCATGGCCCACGCGGCCATGCTGGCCGGGGGCCTGGGCCAAAAGGCCCGCCGCGACAAGGCCACCGTGGACCGGGTGAGCGCGGCCCTCATCCTCCAGTCGTTTCTGGAGTCGCCGGCGGGCCGGGCCGTGGCCTAG
- a CDS encoding S41 family peptidase yields MAFSPLFRASSRPAGARRAGLRGAVLVALAFGSGLLISNNPFRPSSTNPDATARGYLRFKEVLSYVDRDYVDSVNTEGLADYATAQMLERLDPHSVYIPAPEREQNDVFLQGDFDGVGLDFNLFRDTMTVVAPLGGGAAAQAGLLPGDQVLRVGGQAVSGARLTNARIAQLLRGPRGSTITLEVHRPASARTFALALVRSRVPNPSIDAAYLIDEQTGYIKISRFAATTYDDFRAALADLRRQGLSRLVLDLRGNPGGYLDRATRVADELVGGSRKIVAIDGKGDTYDSQVYAKVAGEFEEGPLAVLVDEGSASAAEVLAGALQDHDRALLVGRRTFGKGLVQQPIALSDGGELRLTIARYYTPSGRSIQKPYGSSRAEYRRELAERAAHGDLASADSNHVAGGLRFRTDRGRPVYGGGGIMPDVFVPRDTLAYSAYYTRLQAHHTPRALALAFYQAHKAELEGLRFAQFNATFRVSDAQLGALAAAAARDGVPADPAALRRCAALLRNQIKAYIAQSAYGEVPYYTVLGAHDAELQQALHALGDGSAQLALASK; encoded by the coding sequence ATGGCTTTCTCCCCGCTCTTCCGTGCTTCTTCGCGCCCCGCCGGGGCCCGCCGCGCCGGGCTGCGCGGGGCGGTGCTGGTGGCGCTGGCGTTCGGCAGCGGCCTGCTAATTTCCAACAACCCGTTCCGGCCCTCCAGCACCAACCCCGACGCCACGGCCCGCGGCTACCTGCGCTTCAAGGAAGTGCTGAGCTACGTGGACCGCGACTACGTGGACTCGGTGAACACCGAGGGCTTGGCCGACTACGCCACGGCCCAAATGCTGGAGCGCCTCGACCCGCACTCGGTGTACATTCCGGCCCCGGAGCGCGAGCAGAACGACGTCTTTTTGCAGGGCGACTTCGACGGCGTGGGCCTCGACTTCAACCTCTTTCGCGACACCATGACGGTGGTGGCCCCGCTCGGCGGCGGTGCGGCCGCCCAGGCCGGCCTGCTGCCCGGCGACCAGGTGCTGCGCGTGGGCGGGCAGGCCGTGTCGGGGGCCCGCCTCACCAACGCCCGCATCGCGCAGCTGCTGCGGGGCCCCCGCGGCAGCACCATAACCCTGGAGGTGCACCGGCCCGCTTCGGCCCGCACCTTTGCCCTGGCCCTGGTGCGGAGCCGGGTGCCCAACCCGTCCATCGACGCCGCTTACCTCATTGACGAGCAGACGGGCTATATCAAAATCAGCCGGTTTGCGGCCACTACTTACGACGACTTCCGGGCCGCGCTGGCCGACTTGCGCCGTCAGGGCCTTAGCCGCCTCGTGCTCGACCTGCGCGGCAACCCCGGCGGCTACCTCGACCGCGCCACCCGCGTGGCCGACGAGCTGGTGGGCGGCTCGCGCAAAATCGTGGCCATCGACGGCAAGGGCGACACCTACGACTCGCAGGTGTACGCCAAGGTAGCCGGCGAATTTGAGGAAGGGCCCCTGGCGGTGCTCGTTGACGAGGGCAGCGCCTCGGCCGCCGAGGTGCTGGCCGGGGCCCTGCAAGACCACGACCGCGCCCTGCTGGTGGGCCGCCGCACCTTCGGCAAGGGCTTGGTGCAGCAACCCATTGCCCTCAGCGACGGCGGCGAGCTGCGCCTCACCATTGCCCGCTACTACACGCCCAGCGGCCGCTCCATCCAAAAGCCCTACGGCAGCAGCCGCGCCGAGTACCGCCGCGAGCTGGCCGAGCGCGCCGCCCACGGCGACCTGGCCTCGGCCGACAGCAACCACGTGGCGGGCGGCCTGCGCTTCCGCACCGACCGCGGCCGGCCGGTGTACGGCGGCGGCGGTATCATGCCCGATGTATTTGTGCCGCGCGACACGCTGGCGTACTCGGCCTACTACACCCGCTTGCAGGCCCACCACACGCCCCGCGCCCTGGCCCTGGCCTTCTACCAGGCCCACAAAGCCGAGCTGGAAGGCCTGCGCTTCGCCCAGTTCAACGCCACCTTCCGCGTGAGCGATGCGCAGCTGGGGGCCCTGGCCGCCGCCGCCGCCCGCGACGGTGTGCCCGCCGACCCGGCCGCGCTGCGCCGCTGCGCCGCCTTGCTCCGCAACCAAATTAAGGCCTACATCGCCCAAAGTGCCTACGGCGAGGTGCCCTACTACACCGTGCTGGGCGCGCACGACGCCGAGCTGCAGCAGGCCCTGCACGCCCTGGGCGACGGCAGTGCCCAGTTGGCCCTGGCCAGTAAATAA
- a CDS encoding hydroxymethylglutaryl-CoA reductase translates to MLLKLLYTRGSLHNLPDGQGVAFSIKNRLDTVKITGLRQVQVGDAVVPAAQVTLDLGNGETRPAAGLGPADGQALELPVGRSLTFALATAALPEGIYPVQVWFSTDVLGDLHVEVEDAIVGAATSRPRIPRSDDDDYSEAAIQARQRFAEEFTQQHFKQLKSYSFDAHDLQGNCEHFVGVAQVPVGLAGPLTVNGEHAQGDFLIPMATTEGTLVASYNRGMQVLNLCGGVKCTVIGDAMQRAPVFVFSDARGARDFGKWVADNLERIRPEAESTSRVAKLQYIDTYLANKFAYLRFNFSTGDAAGQNMVGRATFAACSWILANYGGPKIEHFYLESNFATDKKASQINVMRTRGKRVVAEAVIKRDILQQRMRVTPEQLAYHGQVSNVGAFLSGANNNGAHSANGITALFIATGQDVANVSESSAGVLYSEVTKEGDLYINITIPSLIVATHGGGTGLATQNECLRMLGCVGRGTVYKFAEIVAGVVLAGELSLGAAISSSDWVSSHEQYGRNR, encoded by the coding sequence ATGCTGCTGAAACTGCTGTACACGCGCGGCAGCCTGCACAATTTGCCCGATGGCCAGGGCGTCGCTTTCAGCATCAAGAACCGGCTGGATACGGTGAAAATCACCGGCTTGCGGCAGGTGCAGGTGGGCGACGCGGTGGTGCCGGCCGCGCAGGTAACCCTGGATTTGGGCAACGGCGAAACCCGCCCCGCCGCCGGCCTGGGGCCCGCCGACGGCCAGGCCCTGGAGCTGCCCGTGGGCCGCAGCCTCACGTTTGCGCTGGCCACGGCGGCCTTGCCCGAGGGCATTTACCCGGTGCAGGTCTGGTTTTCGACCGATGTGCTCGGCGACTTGCACGTGGAAGTGGAGGACGCCATTGTGGGCGCGGCCACCAGCCGCCCCCGCATCCCGCGCTCCGACGACGACGATTATTCGGAGGCCGCCATTCAGGCCCGCCAGCGGTTTGCCGAGGAATTTACCCAGCAGCATTTCAAGCAACTGAAGTCGTATTCGTTCGACGCGCACGACTTGCAGGGCAACTGCGAGCACTTCGTGGGCGTGGCGCAGGTGCCGGTGGGCCTGGCGGGGCCCCTGACCGTGAACGGCGAGCATGCGCAGGGCGACTTCCTCATCCCGATGGCCACCACCGAGGGCACGCTCGTGGCCAGCTACAACCGCGGCATGCAGGTGCTGAACCTGTGCGGCGGCGTGAAGTGCACCGTGATTGGCGACGCCATGCAACGGGCCCCGGTGTTCGTGTTCAGCGATGCGCGCGGGGCCCGCGACTTCGGTAAGTGGGTGGCCGACAACCTGGAGCGCATCCGGCCGGAGGCGGAAAGCACGTCGCGGGTGGCCAAGCTGCAGTACATCGACACATACCTGGCCAACAAGTTTGCCTACCTGCGCTTCAACTTCTCGACCGGCGACGCGGCAGGCCAGAACATGGTGGGCCGCGCCACCTTCGCCGCCTGCTCCTGGATTTTGGCCAACTACGGGGGCCCTAAAATCGAGCATTTCTACCTCGAATCGAACTTTGCGACCGACAAAAAAGCCTCGCAAATCAACGTGATGCGCACCCGCGGCAAGCGCGTGGTGGCGGAGGCCGTGATTAAGCGCGACATTTTGCAGCAGCGCATGCGCGTGACGCCCGAGCAGCTGGCCTACCACGGACAGGTGAGCAACGTGGGCGCCTTTCTATCAGGCGCTAACAACAACGGGGCCCACTCGGCCAACGGCATCACGGCGCTGTTCATTGCCACGGGGCAGGACGTGGCCAACGTCAGCGAATCGTCGGCGGGCGTGCTGTACTCGGAAGTGACGAAGGAGGGCGACTTGTACATCAACATCACCATCCCGAGCCTGATTGTGGCCACCCACGGCGGCGGCACCGGCCTGGCCACCCAAAACGAGTGCCTGCGGATGCTGGGCTGCGTGGGCCGCGGCACGGTGTACAAGTTTGCCGAAATTGTGGCCGGCGTGGTGCTGGCCGGCGAGTTGAGCCTGGGCGCCGCCATCAGCAGCTCCGACTGGGTGAGCAGCCACGAACAGTACGGCCGCAACCGCTAG
- a CDS encoding energy transducer TonB: protein MLLLPTFHARLLPCSESWAAMTPMAQGRHCARCQRVVLDLTQSQNPAADLAAARAAASDGRVCGRFAGAQVQGPPPLTRRLRWFLVALVLVVAQGLSAREALAQVRRGAPHHKAKVIKPVKQIHVLEDIQEQTVCTSGIVMSDDEGPVSNAQGPYTYVEQMPTYKGGGTAAIVAHIQQNVHFRNGFAEDFTGRRVFVQFVIDTTGRAMNPVIVKGLEKDIDEEVLRVVRDMAGFTPGRQSGWPVDVVLTVPIIFPEPKPSTP from the coding sequence ATGCTGCTCCTGCCCACCTTCCACGCCCGCCTACTGCCGTGCTCCGAAAGCTGGGCCGCCATGACGCCCATGGCCCAAGGACGCCACTGCGCCCGCTGCCAGCGCGTGGTGCTGGACCTCACGCAATCCCAAAACCCCGCCGCCGACCTGGCCGCCGCCCGCGCCGCCGCGTCCGACGGGCGCGTGTGCGGCCGCTTCGCCGGGGCCCAGGTGCAGGGGCCCCCGCCCCTCACGCGGCGGCTGCGCTGGTTTCTGGTGGCGCTGGTGCTGGTGGTGGCCCAGGGGCTGAGCGCGCGGGAGGCGCTGGCCCAGGTGCGGCGGGGGGCCCCGCACCACAAGGCAAAAGTTATAAAGCCTGTAAAGCAAATACATGTATTAGAAGACATCCAAGAACAAACTGTATGTACTTCGGGCATCGTGATGTCCGACGATGAAGGTCCAGTTTCCAACGCACAAGGACCATATACCTACGTTGAGCAAATGCCCACTTACAAAGGCGGCGGCACTGCGGCAATTGTAGCCCATATTCAGCAAAATGTGCATTTTCGCAATGGTTTTGCTGAAGACTTTACCGGAAGACGAGTATTTGTTCAGTTCGTTATTGACACTACTGGACGAGCCATGAACCCAGTTATCGTCAAGGGCTTGGAAAAAGATATTGACGAAGAAGTGCTCCGGGTAGTGCGAGACATGGCGGGATTTACGCCCGGAAGGCAAAGCGGCTGGCCGGTTGACGTCGTCCTCACAGTACCGATTATTTTTCCCGAACCCAAGCCTTCCACCCCATAA
- a CDS encoding phytanoyl-CoA dioxygenase family protein, whose product MSSSFEYPRFTLGATLTSEQRAFFAKYGFLHFRPFASPAQVQEILQATQDVQRRWLAESVEKVNGVPIKYGQDVDGARIVQRFAFASQHHPLLHNLLQDDRFKALFPLLEAEGGRVGENEKDGLVVNHYVNIPGSEFSQMGWHTDSLRDVFYGKRIGPMLNVGLHLDGTKATNGGLRVIPGTHRQGLGKMLFRKKYYKDVHYDPNEIAIETEPGDLTVHDGRMWHRVAQSPLIGEASRRRVMYVPIIAGKYQPKSEDSPTPFYLRFLHLVK is encoded by the coding sequence ATGTCCTCATCTTTCGAATACCCTCGCTTTACCCTTGGTGCCACGCTCACCAGTGAACAGCGGGCTTTCTTTGCCAAGTACGGTTTTTTGCACTTTCGGCCGTTTGCTTCGCCTGCTCAAGTGCAGGAGATTCTCCAAGCCACCCAGGACGTGCAGCGCCGCTGGCTGGCTGAAAGCGTGGAAAAAGTGAACGGCGTGCCCATCAAGTACGGCCAGGACGTGGACGGGGCCCGTATTGTGCAACGCTTCGCTTTTGCCTCGCAGCACCACCCGCTGCTACATAACCTGTTGCAGGACGACCGCTTCAAGGCCCTGTTTCCGCTGCTCGAAGCCGAGGGCGGCCGGGTGGGCGAAAACGAGAAGGACGGCCTCGTGGTGAACCACTACGTGAACATCCCGGGTTCCGAGTTCAGCCAGATGGGGTGGCACACCGACTCGTTGCGCGACGTGTTCTACGGCAAGCGCATCGGACCCATGCTGAACGTGGGCCTGCACCTCGACGGCACCAAGGCCACCAACGGCGGCCTGCGCGTCATCCCCGGCACGCACCGCCAGGGCCTGGGCAAGATGCTCTTCCGCAAGAAGTACTACAAGGACGTGCACTACGACCCGAACGAAATTGCCATCGAAACCGAGCCCGGCGACCTCACCGTGCACGACGGCCGCATGTGGCACCGCGTGGCGCAGTCGCCGCTCATTGGCGAGGCCTCGCGCCGCCGCGTGATGTACGTGCCCATCATCGCGGGCAAGTACCAGCCCAAAAGTGAGGACAGCCCCACGCCGTTCTACCTGCGGTTTTTGCACCTCGTGAAATAG
- a CDS encoding SDR family NAD(P)-dependent oxidoreductase: MYALVTGASRGIGRALALALARRGYDLLLLARSEDQLRALSLEISAKYQHQSHLLALDLAAPGAAEAVAAWALAHTKELAVLVNNAGYGLWGRFEQLPLAEQQNMLQLNMLLPVALTHALLPALRQQPRAYVLNVASTAAYQAVPSLALYAASKAFVVSFSRGLRYELKGTPVSVTCLSPGATDTAFADRAGMGAELQKTAAKVSMTPAAVARVATNALFAGRAEVIPGVLNKVTVGLTAVAPKKLTEKIAAGIYEKYL; the protein is encoded by the coding sequence GTGTACGCCCTCGTCACCGGCGCTTCGCGCGGCATTGGCCGGGCCCTGGCGCTGGCCTTGGCCCGGCGCGGCTACGACCTGCTGCTGCTGGCCCGCTCCGAAGACCAGCTCCGGGCCCTGTCCCTGGAAATTAGCGCGAAGTACCAGCACCAAAGCCACCTGCTGGCCCTCGACCTGGCCGCGCCCGGCGCCGCCGAGGCCGTGGCCGCCTGGGCCCTGGCCCACACCAAAGAGCTGGCCGTGCTGGTGAACAACGCCGGCTACGGCCTGTGGGGCCGCTTCGAGCAACTGCCCCTGGCCGAGCAGCAAAACATGCTGCAACTGAACATGCTGCTGCCCGTGGCCCTCACCCACGCCCTGCTGCCGGCCCTGCGCCAGCAGCCGCGGGCCTACGTCCTCAACGTGGCCAGCACCGCCGCCTACCAGGCCGTGCCGTCGCTGGCGCTGTACGCGGCCAGCAAGGCGTTCGTGGTGAGCTTCAGCCGGGGCCTGCGCTACGAGCTGAAAGGCACGCCAGTATCGGTGACGTGCCTGAGCCCGGGCGCCACCGACACGGCCTTTGCCGACCGCGCCGGCATGGGCGCCGAGCTGCAAAAAACGGCCGCCAAAGTCTCGATGACGCCCGCCGCCGTGGCCCGCGTGGCCACCAATGCCTTGTTTGCGGGCCGAGCCGAAGTCATTCCCGGCGTGCTTAACAAAGTAACCGTGGGCCTCACCGCCGTAGCTCCCAAAAAGCTAACCGAAAAAATCGCCGCCGGCATCTACGAGAAATACCTTTAA
- a CDS encoding phosphatase PAP2-related protein, with translation MLPLVLIFGALVPAAAPFYHFIQQRAGHHLADLVLAHLPAHDVASPIFFLMYGSCIAAVAWLLGRPQLLVRGVWAYLFLQLLRMATIWVLPLEPPLGILPFPDPFTEHLFHASTAVPITKDLFFSGHTATVVLLALAVRGRWWRGVLAAAAATIGVLVLVQHVHYVYDVLGAPLFAWLAYWLAGRIWPTAPA, from the coding sequence GTGCTGCCACTAGTCCTCATTTTTGGGGCCCTGGTACCAGCAGCGGCGCCGTTCTACCACTTCATTCAGCAGCGCGCCGGCCACCACCTGGCCGACCTCGTGCTGGCCCACTTGCCGGCCCACGACGTGGCCAGCCCCATCTTCTTCCTGATGTACGGCAGCTGCATCGCCGCCGTGGCGTGGCTGCTGGGACGGCCGCAGCTGCTGGTGCGCGGCGTGTGGGCCTACCTGTTCTTGCAGCTGCTGCGCATGGCCACCATCTGGGTGCTGCCGCTGGAGCCGCCGCTGGGCATCCTGCCCTTTCCCGACCCGTTCACCGAGCACCTGTTCCACGCCAGCACGGCCGTACCCATCACCAAGGACCTGTTCTTTTCGGGCCACACGGCCACCGTGGTGCTGCTGGCACTAGCAGTGCGCGGGCGCTGGTGGCGCGGGGTGCTGGCCGCCGCGGCTGCCACCATCGGCGTGCTGGTGCTGGTGCAGCACGTGCACTACGTGTACGACGTGCTGGGGGCCCCGCTGTTTGCCTGGCTGGCTTACTGGCTGGCGGGCCGCATCTGGCCCACAGCACCGGCGTAG
- a CDS encoding amidohydrolase encodes MTFTLLSRPALRGAALGLGALLGPLAASAQNAALDARIAKLAAAEDAKVIAWRRDLHEHPELGNEENRTAALVAAHLKSLGLEVTTGVARTGVVGILRGGKPGPVVALRADMDALPLTETSGLAFASTVKTTYLGQPVGVMHACGHDTHVAMLMGAAEVLAQVKKDLPGTVKFIFQPAEEGSVPGVEGGAKLMVKEGVMENPKVDAVFGVHINARTEVGVLKYRPGGEMASSDRFTIKVHGKGAHGAYPWNSVDPVVTAAQIIMGLQTIVSRQVKLIDDAAVVTVGTVNGGVRYNVIPPDVELSGTIRALSPAVQQQIWASVRRIATNIAESAGATADVAIEPYVPVTTNDPALTARMLPTLQAVAGASNVQEIKAVTGAEDFSFYQEKVPGLFLFVGGMTPGTDPSTVADHHTAGFKIDESGLALGVKTLATLAADYLAQKHH; translated from the coding sequence ATGACTTTTACATTGCTTTCCCGGCCCGCGCTGCGCGGTGCTGCGCTGGGCCTGGGGGCCCTGCTGGGGCCCCTGGCCGCCTCGGCCCAAAACGCCGCCCTCGACGCCCGCATCGCCAAGCTGGCGGCGGCCGAAGACGCCAAGGTTATTGCCTGGCGGCGTGACCTGCACGAGCACCCCGAGCTAGGCAATGAGGAAAACCGCACCGCCGCCCTGGTGGCCGCCCACCTCAAAAGCCTGGGCCTGGAGGTGACCACTGGCGTGGCCCGCACCGGCGTGGTGGGCATTTTGCGCGGCGGCAAGCCGGGCCCCGTGGTGGCCCTGCGCGCCGACATGGACGCCCTGCCCCTCACCGAAACCAGCGGCCTGGCCTTTGCCTCGACCGTGAAAACCACCTATTTGGGCCAGCCTGTGGGCGTGATGCACGCCTGCGGCCACGATACCCACGTGGCCATGCTCATGGGGGCGGCCGAGGTGCTGGCCCAGGTGAAAAAGGACCTGCCCGGCACCGTCAAGTTCATCTTTCAGCCCGCTGAGGAAGGCTCGGTGCCCGGCGTGGAAGGCGGAGCGAAGCTAATGGTGAAGGAAGGCGTAATGGAAAACCCCAAAGTGGACGCCGTATTTGGCGTCCACATCAACGCTCGTACCGAGGTGGGGGTCCTCAAGTACCGGCCCGGCGGTGAAATGGCCAGCTCCGACCGGTTCACCATCAAGGTGCACGGCAAGGGCGCGCACGGGGCCTACCCCTGGAACAGCGTGGACCCGGTGGTGACGGCCGCCCAGATTATTATGGGCCTGCAAACCATCGTGAGCCGGCAGGTGAAACTGATTGACGACGCGGCCGTGGTGACGGTGGGCACCGTCAACGGCGGCGTGCGCTACAACGTCATTCCGCCCGACGTGGAACTGAGCGGCACCATCCGGGCCCTGAGCCCAGCGGTGCAGCAGCAAATTTGGGCGTCCGTGCGCCGCATCGCCACCAACATCGCCGAGAGCGCCGGGGCCACGGCCGACGTGGCCATCGAGCCATACGTGCCCGTGACCACCAACGACCCCGCCCTCACGGCCCGGATGCTGCCCACGCTGCAAGCCGTGGCCGGGGCCTCCAACGTGCAAGAAATCAAGGCCGTGACCGGAGCCGAGGACTTTTCTTTTTACCAGGAAAAGGTGCCCGGCCTGTTCCTGTTCGTGGGCGGCATGACGCCCGGTACCGACCCCAGTACCGTAGCCGACCACCACACCGCCGGCTTCAAAATTGACGAGAGCGGCTTAGCGCTAGGCGTAAAAACCCTGGCCACGCTGGCCGCCGACTACCTCGCTCAAAAACATCATTAA
- a CDS encoding M4 family metallopeptidase: MRKHYSAKALLLMGTLLAATAAQAQDAPRVQNKVLGAHGQPELIQFGTAGKAAYRSPADGEQLLRQQLALGPDDQLRPTRAETDALGFTHQKFAQYYKGVLVEHAAYTVHARGGAVESISGDYEKLVGLSTAPTLGVAAALDRALGHVGATKYMWQDAAAEAGLKAELRDPAATYRPQGELVIVRDAATDQPVLAYKFNVYAQQPVSRAYIYVDARSGKVVLQDNIIKHATGGTASFATAYSGTRTLADETATGGYHLREYTRGLGIETYNCKKSNSYTAATDFTDADNNWTAAEYNNANYDNVAGDAHFGAQATYDYWKAVHARNSYDNAGAKIKSYVHYDDVPGGAGYENAYWNGSVMTYGDGATTFKPLTALDVCGHEIGHAVCEKTANLTYANESGAMNEGLSDIWGASIEKFTCDQLGLTKSTWDIGEDIMKAGGALRSMSNPNLYSQPALYKGRYWAATTTSPSNANDQGGVHTNSGVLNYWYYLIAVGKSGTNEAGTAYSVAGIGLTDAAKITFRMESVYMTASSTYAQARTYSIQAATDLFGASAAQTLAVTNAWTAVGVGTTTTPPPTTGTYCTIKGGSQAYEWIDLVKLGTINRTSAADAGYYNGTALSTTVAAGSSQTISFSAGFKSSAYTEYWKIYIDYNQDGDFADTGELIVSGSSSSAGTLTSTFTVPTTARTGSTRLRVIMSDASATTSCGSYSYGETEDYTLSISGGAAIAAEPATLTGTPLGNEVAQALQLYPNPATDALRLVLPGRATATSVRVTDVRGAQRAVPYAEGVLDVSGLANGLYTLTVSDGQKVFHERFVKH, encoded by the coding sequence ATGAGAAAACATTACTCTGCCAAGGCCCTGTTGCTGATGGGCACCTTGCTGGCCGCTACCGCCGCGCAAGCGCAGGACGCGCCGCGCGTCCAAAACAAAGTGCTGGGCGCCCACGGCCAGCCCGAATTAATTCAATTCGGTACCGCCGGCAAAGCCGCCTACCGGAGCCCCGCCGACGGCGAGCAGCTGCTGCGCCAGCAACTGGCCCTGGGCCCCGACGACCAGCTGCGGCCCACCCGCGCCGAAACCGACGCGCTGGGCTTCACCCACCAGAAATTTGCCCAGTACTACAAGGGCGTGCTGGTGGAGCACGCCGCCTACACCGTGCACGCCCGGGGCGGGGCGGTGGAGAGCATCAGCGGCGACTACGAGAAGCTGGTCGGCCTGAGCACCGCGCCCACGCTGGGCGTGGCCGCGGCCCTGGACCGGGCCCTGGGCCACGTGGGCGCCACCAAGTACATGTGGCAGGACGCTGCCGCCGAGGCCGGCCTGAAGGCCGAGCTGCGCGACCCCGCCGCCACCTACCGCCCCCAGGGCGAGCTGGTGATTGTGCGCGACGCGGCCACCGACCAGCCCGTGCTGGCTTATAAGTTCAACGTGTACGCCCAGCAGCCGGTGAGCCGCGCCTACATTTACGTGGACGCGCGCAGCGGCAAAGTGGTGCTGCAAGACAACATCATCAAGCACGCCACCGGGGGCACGGCCAGCTTTGCCACGGCCTACAGCGGCACCCGCACCCTGGCCGACGAAACGGCCACCGGCGGCTACCACCTGCGCGAGTACACCCGCGGCCTGGGCATCGAAACATATAACTGCAAGAAAAGCAACAGCTACACCGCCGCCACCGACTTTACTGACGCCGACAACAACTGGACGGCGGCCGAATACAACAACGCCAACTACGACAACGTGGCCGGCGACGCCCACTTTGGTGCCCAGGCTACCTACGACTACTGGAAGGCCGTGCACGCCCGCAACAGCTACGACAATGCGGGCGCGAAAATCAAGAGCTACGTGCACTACGACGACGTGCCCGGCGGCGCGGGCTACGAAAACGCGTACTGGAACGGCTCGGTGATGACCTATGGCGACGGGGCCACCACCTTCAAGCCGCTGACGGCGCTGGACGTGTGCGGCCACGAAATCGGCCACGCCGTGTGCGAGAAAACCGCTAACCTCACCTACGCCAACGAGTCGGGGGCCATGAACGAGGGTTTATCTGACATCTGGGGCGCGAGCATCGAGAAGTTTACCTGCGACCAGCTCGGCCTCACGAAATCGACCTGGGACATCGGCGAAGACATTATGAAGGCCGGCGGGGCCCTGCGTTCGATGAGCAACCCCAACCTCTATAGCCAGCCCGCGCTGTACAAGGGCAGGTACTGGGCCGCCACCACCACATCGCCGTCCAACGCCAACGACCAGGGCGGGGTGCACACCAACTCGGGCGTGCTCAACTACTGGTACTACCTGATTGCCGTGGGCAAGTCGGGCACCAATGAGGCCGGCACGGCCTACAGCGTGGCCGGCATCGGCCTGACGGACGCGGCCAAAATCACCTTCCGCATGGAGAGCGTGTATATGACGGCTTCCTCCACCTACGCCCAGGCCCGCACCTACTCCATCCAGGCGGCCACCGATTTGTTCGGGGCCTCCGCCGCCCAAACCCTGGCCGTGACCAACGCCTGGACGGCCGTGGGCGTGGGCACCACCACTACCCCGCCGCCCACCACCGGCACCTACTGCACCATCAAGGGCGGCAGCCAGGCCTACGAGTGGATCGACTTGGTGAAGCTGGGCACGATTAACCGCACTTCGGCCGCCGACGCGGGCTACTACAACGGCACGGCCCTCAGCACTACCGTAGCCGCCGGTTCCAGCCAAACCATTAGCTTCTCGGCGGGCTTCAAAAGCTCGGCCTACACCGAGTACTGGAAAATCTACATCGACTACAACCAGGACGGTGACTTTGCCGACACCGGTGAGCTCATTGTGAGCGGCAGCAGCAGCAGCGCCGGCACCCTCACCAGCACCTTCACGGTGCCCACCACGGCCCGCACCGGCAGCACCCGCCTGCGCGTCATCATGAGCGACGCCAGCGCCACCACCAGCTGCGGCAGCTACAGCTACGGCGAAACCGAAGACTACACGCTCAGCATCAGCGGCGGTGCGGCTATCGCCGCCGAGCCGGCCACCCTCACCGGCACGCCCCTCGGCAACGAAGTGGCCCAGGCCCTGCAGCTCTACCCCAACCCCGCCACCGACGCCCTGCGCCTGGTGCTGCCCGGCCGCGCCACCGCCACCTCGGTGCGCGTGACGGACGTGCGCGGGGCCCAGCGCGCCGTGCCCTACGCCGAGGGCGTACTCGACGTATCGGGCCTGGCCAACGGCCTCTACACCCTCACCGTGAGCGACGGCCAAAAGGTCTTCCACGAGCGTTTCGTGAAGCACTAG